A stretch of DNA from Coccidioides posadasii str. Silveira chromosome 1, complete sequence:
CATGTGCAACAGTGCCAAGATCGGTTCCACGATCCGCTTCGACAATGACAAGATCCCCGGGTTTAACCTGCAGTCCAGTATCTTCCTGAATATAGAAAATATCTGCCCGATAACATTTGAATGTAACGACGAAGAGCTGCTGATTCTGATGTGGCTGAGCTAACGCTGCATGCTGTCGGCCAAAAGCGTTTGGCATAACATATGCTTGATGCAAAGCTGTCGATATTCCAGACGACGGTGGAGGCTCATTTGCACGGTTTGAAAGATCATGACCTGAAAAGTAGGCAACTGCAAATTGACGAGCACGTAAACCTTCCAGTTCCTTTGCACGTTCGGCAAGGGACTGAGTGTTACGAGATGCGAGATACTCACGATTATCTGTGGATGAAGCGCTTAAGCCAGTTTCCGGATAGCTCCCAACGTCCTCGTCCTGCTTCTTAACAGCTGTGCCGACAGGAGGCTGGGAATCTGCCGAGCCGGAGAGTGATGAGACCTGTCTCGTGGGAACATCCGCGAAAGAGTGACGACGGCTCTGGGGAACGTCGTTAATACTGCCGAAACCAAGTGAACTTTGCCACTGAGCCCGCTTGATATTTTCCAAAGTACGATTCTCCAAAGAAGTAAAAGTAGGAAACTGCTTTTCCAGATTAGCAGAGTGTAGGCTGAATCGTCTCCTGGCGTTACTGCGCGAGGCATTATATCCGGGAAATTCGCCGAGTTCATCCATGTCTTCGACCGCTAGATCGCTTTCCTCGGGGACGCTTCCATGGATAGGGTGTAGTTTATGGCCCTGAGCAATAGAATATCCACTGTTAGCCGAAGTAGAAGAAAGGGTTCGATCCCGAAATCGCACGCCTTCAAGCTGGCTTGAAGCAGCTTGGCGTAAAAGTGCATTTTCTAAAGTCAGTTGCTCGATAGTACGTGCCTGATTAGAAGAccaattattattattgccTTCAGAATCATTGGGGCTAATatcatcatcgtcttccCGAACACGCCCCAGAACGGCGGAGTCACGTCCTAGCTCACCGAGTATGCTAGGCCGTGAGGAGCGGCGCTGGACAGAATATTGCGCACTGTTCCTGGTGCGAGCTCCAGACACTGGCGCAGTAGGTTTGGTCGGCATCATATGAGTAGTTTCTGGGTCTAGCTGTCCAACAGAATACGACTGAGAACGATAGGTTTTGGGGGTGGGATGGATAGGTATCGCAAAAGGTATAGATGCTTCCGTGACGGATCGCGAGGTAGGGCTGATCACCTCGTCGGCAGACCCGAAGCTCGAATTAGGTGGGTGTATGGAGGTGGGAGATTGGAGGACTTCTGACAACCTTGAAGGTGGTTCTTTGCGGTTCTCGGCATTCCATATCCCAGTACCCCATGGGAAGGACCCATTTCCTGTCGAACCCCAGTTAACCGAGCTTGCGAGACCTGGGCTCGTTGCTGAACCCCAGGCACCTTGATCCGTTGCCGGTGTGGTGGGGTTTGAGTTCACGGGAGAAAATGAGCTGGTAGCGGTTAAAGATGCTTTCCGGGGCAATGAGCTGGGTATTTCGTTCAGCCATGAGGTACGTCGCGTCGTGTTCGAAACGGGAGTCGGCTGTGCTTGAGTATGCCCGTGGTGATCGTTTTCATCCTCGGAGGAGGCAAGTGCTTCAGAGTCTGGAGTGGATCGCCGACCACCTTGCCGGCCTTTCTCTAACAACATTGACGCATTGTTGTTCGGAGTAGGTGCATACGTAGTATGCGAAGATTTGGATGACTGACTTGTCTTGCTGGACGCCGCCATGATGAAAAGTGGCTAAATGGGGATGAGATGAAGGGTTGTCGATGTCCAAAGGAATAAGAACCTCATCCACTGATAATGAAAAGGtacaaagaaaaaaagaaagaaagaaactAATGGGCTTTGGAGAGACTTTTCAAAGAGAAAAGTGAAATGCTCGAAAGTGGTAAACCGGATGCTATCTGCAACTCAGCAGTGAATCAGAGTGACTACCGCTCCGCTCACCCAAAGTCGAGACAGGACAGCGTCAAATTAGGAAGGCGTATAACGGCTGCCCAAGTGTTGTGATACGATGTCATGTgttggtgatgatgatggcggTGGACACAGCTCCTGTCAGGTATTATATGGTTAGAAAAATAGCCAAAAACCAAACCAACACAAGTGATGGCAATCGACTAATAAGAGTTAGGGTGACGCGACGCGGCAGTGGTGGAGATATATGGTACATACCCAATGTCGGCGGCCGATTTAAGACGTGCGTAGCCGTAAATTTGACAAGGTCTGCGCGAGGAGACCGGTGAAAAggggagaaggaaaaattcCCACCAGCTTCCGCTGAAGGGATCTGTGCAACCAGAATAACTGAGCCCAAAGGTAAGATGACAGATGCGACAAAAAATTGTGACGAATAAGATGCGACGAAAGGTTGATGGGGTGAAGCTGCCAGGAGACAAATAGGCAGTAAACTGAGAatctgatgatgatgagaacAATGTTAGTTCATATGCTGTCAgttaacttttcttttttcccccctcaAAAATGTCCCAGAAACAGGGAGAGAGGCGAATGGAAAATgaggaaggaaaaacaaTAGGAGCCGCTTTTATTGCGCAACGCAAGACAGTCAGCATTCCCGTGCAACGATATTGCACTATAGCGACTGTATTGCGTGGCAAAATGAGAAAGACAGTGTCAAACACACAAAAGCTCTTATCCTCTCCCAAATCGAAAGCCGCAGCATAATGGGCCACTATAGGCAGGCTGGATACGTAGAGCTGGGCCTGGTGGACAAGAAGTTGCCCAGAACAGAGTCTGGGAGACTCAATAAAACAGTCCCGATAAAAAAGAGGCCAGGCTGCCAGGGTGGCTATTTACTTTTCAGTTTGTCAAAAGTAAACCTGGGTATCAAGGATATAATTGCGCAAACATCTGCCCTCCCGGTTGAAAGAACCCAAGATCTAATCGGCAATCTTGAGATAAACCGGTATTCTCATGGCAGAAAAGGCGCCGGCCGCATGCGCAACTGAGGTCGGAATGATGTGAGAGGGCCGTGGGGTGCTGCTTAGCCAAATGGGACGGGGGAAGGCAATGCGAAGAAGCGGCAAACCGTCGACTGCTTAATGAGATAGCAACCTTACCTTAGGCGAATCTAAACAAGATGCAAGAATCTGGCGGGTATtgataaaaaaagaaataccGTCTCCGATAGCAAACCGAGGAGTCTAAGATGGATAAGAAATGTCAGTGGCCAACGCAGATCAAGTAAATAAGAACCTGTTAAAAGCGGAATAAATGACCTAGCTAGCAATTATGATCTGAGCAgtctttcccttttcccaACGCCACCAAGCGCTCAAAGGTGATAAATAGGAGGAGTGGCTCGCGTTCGAAGAGAATCAGAAAGCAAAGGGCCCGGTGCAGGAAGCAGCGCGTCCACAGCGCTCGCACGTCATTGAAGGATCAATGGATAGAGTCTCGAAGGTGGGAACTCGGTTCTCTACCGCTTGGACAGGACGACGGCGATTATCGGTACAGAAGCTCTATGGACGGAAACCGGATGCAGATGGATGGACTTGAGCTCAGGGAACGTACGGGATCACCAGAggatggaggaggaggagcgcGTTCGGCGCGGTAGATGTATTGAGGCGAATAGCAGATGAAGATAAGATGCGATGGCGAAGATAGAATGACTTCAGACAACGAACTCTAGAGGAGCATGAAAGGGCGAGGCGCCGTTTCCAACCATTAGCGCATGTCAAAGGAACCAAGATCCAGATCAATCGGCATCATGGGATGGGGCAATTTACGCTGCGAACTGGTGGGTGGCGTCAGGGTAGGGTTGGGATTTTGGAGAGCCGACTTTGGGGACCGATCCAAACAGTGCTCACACTCCCCAGAAGTCTACGACGTATGGGAAGGAGAAGTTGGTGGCACTAAAGAACTTTCTTAGGCTTCTTGGGACCGTTTTGAGCCTAAATGGCTGGGATTTCGTGCACGATTTGCAGCTAAGGTTTGTGCAACTCCAGGGAAAGGGGAGTGCGAGATCAGGAATAACTTGACCCGTGGTGGTGCTTGACGAGACCGGCTGGCGTTTGACTACTTATTCAGACGAAGCCCCCTTTTCCATCTGCTGAGCTGCCTGAGAAGTGGATTCCGACACCTGCAGCAAAGGACGTGCAACGGCAAAAAAGGACTCTTTTTTCGTGGGTCTCGAACAAATTCCCTGCTCGTCTTCAGGCGGGTTCCAGCCAGGCCTTGCGGGCGTGCCCTCACCGGTTAACGAGTTAACTAATCACTCCATATAGAGTACATAACTGGCTAACTACGCATTCCGCCGTGCTTGAGAAAGTCACAGCTCTATCAGTATAATATGGCCTGGAGATAATGGTGTGGGTTGGAATGAAACAGAAAGTGACAGAAGGCCAAAGACGCTTCGCTTCACCCCCAGGAGCATTGCATGAATGTGTTATGCTGTAACTGGGCTGGGGAATATAAATCACCGCCGGTTGACAGCTTGACTCTACTCTTCATCGAACCAGACAAATACATCAGTCATTCCCTACCTCAGCTACCTGCATATTAAGGGCAACACACATACTCCCATACATCTGTATACATACACAGGACCATAGCTTGTTGTCCAAATGAAGGTCGATTGCTCTTTCAAGAGTAGGGCCATGTCAAGCCCGCCCATGGCCCTTGCAGCGAAACAGGTCTGTCCCACGACCGTTGGGTGGCAGCTAACCAATTTAAAAGGGCTTGTGTGAGGTTCTCGAGATGGTGGAGTGATCTTTTGACCCTCCACACCCCGGTTCATTAACCAGTTAGCGAGTCAATTGAATTTGGGACAAGAAAAAGGCCCCTCCCTCTCCCCCATCTCAGTCCAGCCGTGAGAGTGTCGGGTAGTTGGATCAGCAGGCATACATACGATGCCCACATGTGAGGAGAATGCCACTGCCGAGCCCTTGTGCATTCACTTGACGACACCGGGCTCAGTTATCGAGCTTCGATTGCCCTTGTCATCGAACTGTTCCAATCCCAGCTAATACTTTCCCTTGCGATCTCCTCCAGATCCTGCTTCTCCAGGCGCCTGTTGTGTCTATCAATCCTTGATCCAGAAAAGCCTCAAGAAGGGCCCTGCGTGGAAACATCGTAACTAAGTAAGCTGTTGTGGAGAAGCCTACCCAGGCCTTCCAATCACACTACCGACATAGTAAATTACACGAGAGATTCCGTGGATTCCACGCCAGGACGAGAGCCCCTCTTTGCATTCGCGGAAACCCACTTTCACCCCACACAGATTATCCGTCTGTGAGCCGAGTCCGAAAACCCAGAATTTTCCTTGGTGTATCTTTACTCTCAGCCACATCCCGGGTGCTTCGACGCGTCGGGTGTAGGGCGCTGCGTCGTGGTTGGGCGGATCATCGTCAGTCCATCTTGCCAATGAACTCTTTTCAAACAAAGCCCactgttttttttttatcaaAAAAAGCTCAGGTCATAAATCATCAACAATGGAGCCATGGATGGCCTGGAGCCTGGCCGAAGTTTCATCGGAAGCTCAAATCCAAGCTTTGCAACAAAGTGCACggcgaagaggaagaaacaACAAATCCCTTGCCACCGACGGAGCTTATTCTCATACCAAGCCGGACTTCAAACGCTCCAGACTTACGTATGTAGTATATTGTTGATTTCCACACTGAGAAACGGACTCGATGCAGTATTACCTCTAAAACTCCGCAACTAAGTTGATGATGCGGATCTTTCACAGCATGCAGATCCCTAGGTTCCATTCACTGTCACTcatggcttttttttttttttttccgacCTCGCGCTCAATTCCCGCCCACAAATTTGACGACCGCGTGAAGGGGCGAGCGACCCGTGCAAAACATCTCTGCTAGACGGAGGCTTTTTGAGCAAAACTCCTAGGCCTAACAATCCCGCCCCTTGAACAGAAATGCTGGCAGGGGCCCAGGGACAGTAATTAAGTTGTGAGCGATTTTATTTAGTTCATCGATTAAGACAAGGATCAAAGACGCTCAAACTTGATGTTACCGCTCCTATGTGCCACTGAGACGGCATAAAATTGCCGGCGAAACGGAGGATCAAACTCGGCAACCTTCTCCATGCCACGGGGCAAAGATATCTCGACAGATGGTTAAACATAAACCAGCCCGGCATGAAATGATGAATTGATTTTGAAAGAAAGTCATGTGCGCAAGAAGCAAGCCACTCGACAGCCAGCTAGCTAACTATTGACGCGAGGTAATTCATGCATGCATCCTCCAGTTCCTCCAAGAGGCCTTGCGCCAAAAGATCAAACGCTCGGACGCTTACACTGCATTTGAGAGTGTCATCTTCACTTGCTTCTGTGCGCTACCTTCTTTCAGGGGTCCACGTAAAAAGCCCGGAATACCAATCTTCACCTGAGAGTATCCGCGGAGAATTTGTTACTCGATTTCCAGTATTCACTACCAAGCCCTATGACAGGTACGAATCATCTGATCATACACATACATTCACCGTACTCTCAATGCGAGCCACCTCAAGTCCCAGGGAATCAAAACTCTATCGGCGTGAGCTTTTCATTACTAGCCGATAGCATGATGTGCTCCCTTCTTCTCCAGCTCTGGGAGCACAGGAAATGGAGGGGTGTTTCCTTAGGGAATCAGCCGCAGGTAATCCGGCGTCTCTGCCAAAAAGAAGGCCCTCCTCACCTCAACCCATGCACACACTAGATTCCGAAACAGTTCCGGGCTGGAATGTGTGGAGAAGTTTCCCGTGTTGTATCAATCACATGAGGTACTGGGCCGCGCATACTTACATGTACACCAGACATGATCTCACATTTTCCTTTAACTCCTCACATGTTGCGGAGTAGTCACGGCGACGAGGGGTTAAGTATATGTGTGTGCATATAGTTGAAGAGGAGAATATCCATTGTAAATAGGGAACGTAACGCATTCGATGATCTAGACCACAGGCGATCTTCCATCGATTGCTCGTCAAGGACGGGTTACGGGGTCGAAGCACTGTGAGAGTACAGGACCCAAGCGACACCAATACGAGCTAACAAGGTTGAGCCGAGATGTTTTGCATTTGCACTCAAACAAAGAACCGGGGTCCTGACATGGAAGCTTTAACGTCCCAATGATGGTTGCGGATGGCCCCGACTCCACGGCCGTGGATGCACAAGAGCATGGAGAGTGCCGAATGATGCGGGTCTAGAGTGGCATGCAGTCGCTGACTCTGGGTGATTTGTAAAAATTGCAGATCAAGCCATCCGCCTCTCAACACCTATAGCCATCTTCAGCCATCGTCATGGCCATTGTGCGCTGGTGTGATAGTCGCGCCTCCCATGTAATAGATCAGGACGTTCGAAGCGCTAATGCAGAAAATTTTTAGTAAATTTCGCTTATTTGGTTCTAACAATCTATTGCACTTGCATCGTATAGTAAGACATGAATAGGAAATACTGGGTGAACGTCGTCCTTGACGAGGAACAGAGTCCAAACAAGCATAAAATATGGTATCATACACACACCCCACTTGCATTGAACTCGTGCGAGCAAGGGAGTTAATAAAGAGACTAAACACACGAGGAAGCTAAAATCACGCATCCGCGGTGTCGAGGCTTCCCTTGCCAACGGTTGATGCAGTAGCACCGGGGCCCTTCTGCTGCCGTAGCTTTTCTTCAAACCTTTCAAACTCCTTCAAAGCaacttcttcctcctcgtcgATGACCTGAGTGACACTTTTGACTTCTTCGATCTAATCACAATAACCTTTAGTTAGTAGCTCATCCGAGACCAAAACCAAAACAACAACCCAGATTAGAGCAAAAGAGATGTCCAGAACTCACATAATGCATCAGCATCGACTCAATCCCATTCTTTAACGTCACCGTACTTGAATCGCACGTTCTGCATGCCCCTCTCAACTTCAACATCACATTTCCATCCTTAAATCCTCTAAATTCAATATCTCCACCATCCTCTTGAATCGCCGGACGAATCCTCGTTTCAAGCAATTCATTGATCATGCCAACAAcctcctcatcttcttcattatacTCCACCGCCTCTTCCCCACTTCCTTCCTGCCCGGCATGGGCGCCCTCCGCCACCGCCACAGTATTTACTAATTGCTCGCCAGAAGTGACAGCTTCCGTGATGAGGCTGAATACTTCGGGTTTGATATGTGCCCAGTTAGCATCACCCGCCTTAGTTATCGTGATGAAATCTGGACCGTAGAAAACAGAGGAGACGCCATCGACGTTGAGGAGTTTTGCGGCGAGCGGGGATGGATGGGGCGCAGCGAGGGTGGAACGAGGAGATAGGTATTCAAGGAATGGGGCCGGGAAGTTTTCTGGAAGAACGGGATAGTTCGGGATGAATTTAAGAGCCTAATTGAGGAATGCGGGTTAGCATATCTGTTCATCCGTGGCCGTCATCTTAACTCTCGCGGTGAGAGAGGAAGACAAAGCTCACATCTGCATTTGGAGTGACTTCCGTCTGAATGAAAATCGTCCGATTGTTCGCGGGGACATTCGCCGGCATCTGAGCAGCAACCGGCTGATGCTGTCTTAACAGAGTCGGTCTGTGGCGTGACCGCGAAGACGTTATCACTGGGATTCTCGCAGCTTGGGTGTACACGGTCCTGGGCGTGAAAATCATCCATCGTGGTGGCGATGCGAAAACTCCACTGGCAGATTGGGATCTGCTGATCACTTGGGAAAGCGACCTTGATGCCGTCCGTACAGCCATGGTTGCGGTGGCTTGTTTATTCCGATTTGCAAGAAAGGTCCTTATCCTAAGCGGAATGTGTCTGGTTTCCTCGGCGGAGGTTGCTCAGCGGAAACTTTCTGCTGAATAACCACCGTCTGACGTAATATTAATAGGGGAATATCGCGTGCTCCGCGGGGCTACTTTAGCCGACATCGTTTTTCCGGCTAGAATTGCCGCGGACCTGGCTGGCCCGTGCTTTGCCGATAGCTTTTCGGGTTCAACACAAGAAGCTCCCTTGATTGACTAAAAAAATCACGTCGAACAGAAAGCAGGGAAGGAGACTGTTATCTATTAATAAAATAGCGATCGGACGAGCCTGTAACTAGAATCCACCTCAGAATCCGCATCCTTCTGTGCAAAacttaaaaagaaagaaaaaatgCCTTGCAATCATACCACCCTCGCTGGAAAACGGAGTTATACCACCCGAAAACACAATGTTCGAAAGAGCCAGCAAAGGAAACCAATTCATTCACTCAAAACGCCCTAGTCACCTAAACCCGAACTACGGGCTTATTGATGAGGGTATATTCAAAGCAGAACAAGACTTAAATCCGATAGAGATgctccttttctcttttttttttccctttttttctttttttcttttttctttttctgttggtttGGGGGATTGGGTGCACGAAAGTCATTATTTCCACGCAGGGGAAAGGTAAACCATATCAATACGGAAATAGAATGAATAGAATCATTTTCTTGCCTGCATTCTTCCAAGAAGCGTGAATGAGACGAGAGGGCTTCGCAAAGTGTAGAGAACTGGAGGGTGACCATATCCAATCTATAACCTTGTAATATATATGAACATATCATCGTTAAAATCGTGAGCCATGTTAATATCAATTTCGTCGCCAGTTGAAGCGTTTATGCCTCTCATGCCCTCCGCCTACCACCGCCGAGGGTTCGACCTGAAGGCTTCGAGTGTATAGCTCCTGGGAATATAAGTTAGTCCTCGCTCGGACAAACCTGACCTGAGAGGAATGTCTTCGATACTCACCTCCTCATCGCTTTCAAATTTTGCCTCTAATACCAGTCGCCGCACAATCTCATTTATATGAAACGTAGGGAAGGGGGTCTTTTGGCTCTGCTGAACTCCAAGTATCACATCGCCCATGATCTCAAACTTACGCCAATTGATGCGATCGCCAATAAAGGTTCTATTGCCCTCTTCTGCTGAGACCAGGTCACGAAGGTGAAGTGGAAGGAACGGTATTCTTTCTCCGAACGAGTTCTCCCATGCCAAGCGATAAGCGAAGTGGCTCTTCTGGGTGCCCATTAAAATAACTAAACTCATAAATTGTTTCGTAACGCTGTGGGAGACGAGTGCTCGAGTCTGTGCCAATCGATATATAGGAGTGCCATTTAGCCCTGCGATGATCGCTCCTAGAGAATTATAATTATACAGCTGGCGTAATTTCTAGATGGAAGAAGAATGGTTAGTCGACGATCTACAAATAAGACAACCAAGGTCGCGATGTTACCAACCAAtgaaatattcataaacTTTTCTAATGCTTGAGCCCTATGCTTAGCTTTATCGCGAAGTAAAACCATGCTGGCGGCAAAATATGCGAGGTGATTAAATTGCTTTATCATCCTATTCACGTTTTCTAAATGGCTGGACGGCTTTTCCTTGTTTTCTGACGACGTGCTCACGTGGCGAATAAGCTCCCGTGGCCTAAAGGCGCTGTACATTACCCAGTCGATACGGGTAAGCTCTCGTGCAAAGTCTTCGTCTGGTATCTCCATGAATATGCGCCATTGTGTTTTGCCCAAAGTGTGGCGTGGTACTATCTCGAGTCGTTGCGCTTCTCGATGGGCCGATTCCGTGCCCAATAGCATTTTGAACGACTGGCTGGAAATGCTCCCCGATCTATTGAGCGTCGACGTCATTGACAAGTTAGAATACTGAGACGCGTGGTCGACATTTTCTTCGTTTAAGTCCAGAGCAGCCATGTTTTGAATGGTCTCGTCCGTATTCTGGGAGACGGAAGCCGCCGGTGAGCTTTGAACAGAAGTATCTAAGAAGGTCTCCACATTTTCAGGCTCGCCTTTCTCATCCTTAAATGCCCAGTCTACATCATCGTCTTCCACGAATTTTTCGAGACACGAGCTAATTTCTTTCGCCGCGAACGCGAAAATCATATTCTTTTCCAGGAACCCAATAAAGTCCGTGAGTCGCTTCCGGGGTTTTGGACTTGCAAAGTCTCCAGGGTATTCAGCAGCCCATTGAGCCAGAACGTTGAGCATGGTTAATTGGTCCGCATGGCGTTTTAATCGAGGCACCCCACTGTTTTCCATCCGTTCAAAGCGTCCGATTATCGAGTATAAAAGTTGAGAAGGGCTTGCAAATTTTCGGTATAGGCATAGAAATATTGATGGGAACTTTGCGTCTTGTTTAGTCAATGGCATCGACAAAAGCCGATCCACTAGCTCGTCGAACGTAGAGCCAGGATCCTCTGGTTTTGTTTTGGCATTTGGACTTGACGGGCTGGTGAGCTGATTCGAAGAGTCTTCTGTTTCATCTTCCATATCCAAAAACGAATTGAAGGCGTCAGAACCCGCACTATGCCTCCACTGCGTACGAAGCCTTTGGTGTGCGATGTTTCCAGGTGAGGTTTCCTCAGGAACTGGGTCTACCGTTAAGGAAGAACCACGGTTCACCCGATTCCCCGGAGGCGTCCGTGGTGGAACAGGCTGCGAATTACTCCGTCCATATCTCGAACCATGTACATTGAGAGCCAGGTTTGAATCAGTTGCGGAGTCGAGACGGACTCCTTCGTTAAGATAAGGATCGGCGGCGTGCAAACAGGTGCCCTTGGGCGTTTCGGAGTGTGCTCTCGTGTGTTGGCGGCTCGAATAAGGGCGAAGGCGCGAGGGAATGTTTCCAGAGGAAGCTCGATTTTTGGGAAGAGGACGCTTCTTCTCAGAAACTACATCTGCGAGAAAACGAGAACCAAGATTAGTGGTCGAGTCAATTGAGTCAACGCTTTTCCGAGAgggaggagaaaaaaaaaaagtctcAGCACAGATGTCTAGTCAACCAAATCGAAGCTAGATATCAGACATGAAATTTCGAGGCCGCCGTTTGACAGGGATTGAGGCGGAAGGGCATGCAATAATAGGGTGGTTATATTAATAACTGTGCAGAGTGAGTGGACGGGCTTGGAGTGGAGCACCGCGAAAGCACGATTTAGCGTGGTGGGAGCAGGGGGTTCCCTAGCGGGCAACAAGACTCCGCACCAACTCATGGACCAGTCATCCCCCAGGACATGTGGAAATTAGCCCAGTTCGTGTAATTAAACTGGGCGACCGCACGGAACAATGGCAGAAAGGGACATTAAAACGGGTCATAATAATTGGCGGGCAAGGAAAAGGATGCAACATCAACGAACAAGGCAGTCAATCTGAGCGGTTTGGCTGGCCGGACAGGGTGGAAATAGGCCCTGTCCAGACGCACATTGATAAAAATCAAAGTGGAGACCCGACACACGACAATAAAGCACCTGATGGGGTGAAAGATATCCTTACCGGAAGTTCGAACAATGATCGCCCTGAGAACTATGGAGATGCACTTCTTGTAAGATTCTGAAACACGAATAGATGTCTGTAATGCTTCGGTCCCCGCAAGAAGTCGATTCGCTTGCTCGAGAACTGCAGGGTCATGTTGAGAGGAGCGGCGCGGAGTGTCGCATTTACAGGCCACGACGAGAAAAGGTATACTACTTGTCTGCTGTAGCGCACCTATACATCAAGGATCTTCTGTCAGTTTTATTATGCTTATCGTACCGTAAATAGCCCTGGATAGAGTTTATCGTTGAGTATTCCTCAAAGACTCCAGGTTAACTGTCGCCATGGAACAAGGAAAGCCACCCGCCGACCGGGGGCCGCTCTGCGGAGAAATAAACAAGGCGGGAGAGGCTTCTCTCACGACTTACTGAGAAGTTGAGACAGTTGCGTAAGGGTGCGAGGATCAGCGGAGTCAAACAGCGCAAGAACCCCATCAATGGGTGGCAGCGCCTGTTCTCCGAGCAACCTTGGCCATGTAATTCTCCCGTGTTCATCAACTGCGATGTTATGGATTCCAACCTCCAAGAGTCGAACGAGGTAGATGGTGCCATCCAAGGACATCTTTTTAACAGACGAGCGGGCAATTGGAGTCTGCTTCAGGTCCAACGCATACTTTACAAGCGTAGACTTCCCTACTCCTTGTGCGCCGACAACTGCCATGTTCACCTGAGGCAGGCAGTGTTGTGACGGGATGCTTACCTATAGCCGATAGCAAAAGAACAGAACGAAAGGTCAACCCAGATAATATGAAGGCGCATGGGCCATTGTATTGAAAAGAAGAACACGGAAGCCGCACATACCATGGTTTCATTTGGGATATGCCCCGAAGCGTCCTGGGCGTAGGGCAAAGGATTGCTTTCATCGATTGCTGCAATTATACCATCGGGCTGCTTCGAATGGCGAGGGCGGGGGAGTTCGCCGGCGGGAGCAGAGTACGTCCGGCTCTGCAAGGTAGGTCTCTGTGGTGGAGGGACGGGCTGCTTCTTGATCAAATCTCCCGCCGACTTATTCCTCAAGTGCTGAGGCGTCATGCTTGAGTGAGCAGCGTTCAGAGTCAC
This window harbors:
- a CDS encoding uncharacterized protein (EggNog:ENOG410PGK6~COG:S~BUSCO:2333at33183), whose protein sequence is MAASSKTSQSSKSSHTTYAPTPNNNASMLLEKGRQGGRRSTPDSEALASSEDENDHHGHTQAQPTPVSNTTRRTSWLNEIPSSLPRKASLTATSSFSPVNSNPTTPATDQGAWGSATSPGLASSVNWGSTGNGSFPWGTGIWNAENRKEPPSRLSEVLQSPTSIHPPNSSFGSADEVISPTSRSVTEASIPFAIPIHPTPKTYRSQSYSVGQLDPETTHMMPTKPTAPVSGARTRNSAQYSVQRRSSRPSILGELGRDSAVLGRVREDDDDISPNDSEGNNNNWSSNQARTIEQLTLENALLRQAASSQLEGVRFRDRTLSSTSANSGYSIAQGHKLHPIHGSVPEESDLAVEDMDELGEFPGYNASRSNARRRFSLHSANLEKQFPTFTSLENRTLENIKRAQWQSSLGFGSINDVPQSRRHSFADVPTRQVSSLSGSADSQPPVGTAVKKQDEDVGSYPETGLSASSTDNREYLASRNTQSLAERAKELEGLRARQFAVAYFSGHDLSNRANEPPPSSGISTALHQAYVMPNAFGRQHAALAQPHQNQQLFVVTFKCYRADIFYIQEDTGLQVKPGDLVIVEADRGTDLGTVAHANVSWQKARELKEHYAEEHYKWLMMFSRQNQSGAPHAVNPNGHSGLSGSTVGGMGPHSQHAGQENQGGDIKPKLIKRLAQNHEIQTLRDKEGNEAKAKRVCQQKVLEHRLNMEILDAEFQMDWKKLTFYYFADTYINFNSLVTDLFKIYKTRIWMSAINPASFVTPTTGLQALGGLGPPSSLGYGQDPHGDRRRPHDYKQYGAGISQGLTPGIFTEPLNRETAGQGGPMRSPYLDSYQSLGSARQPEAGYNGYTHGLQPQTDPFSSYPSNYGISDPGTAGFGAAGMRSGYPAQEEWMNRFQGLSLGS
- a CDS encoding uncharacterized protein (EggNog:ENOG410PJ96~COG:O~BUSCO:12023at33183); the protein is MAVRTASRSLSQVISRSQSASGVFASPPRWMIFTPRTVYTQAARIPVITSSRSRHRPTLLRQHQPVAAQMPANVPANNRTIFIQTEVTPNADALKFIPNYPVLPENFPAPFLEYLSPRSTLAAPHPSPLAAKLLNVDGVSSVFYGPDFITITKAGDANWAHIKPEVFSLITEAVTSGEQLVNTVAVAEGAHAGQEGSGEEAVEYNEEDEEVVGMINELLETRIRPAIQEDGGDIEFRGFKDGNVMLKLRGACRTCDSSTVTLKNGIESMLMHYIEEVKSVTQVIDEEEEVALKEFERFEEKLRQQKGPGATASTVGKGSLDTADA
- a CDS encoding uncharacterized protein (EggNog:ENOG410PG76~COG:T~BUSCO:1993at33183); the encoded protein is MTPQHLRNKSAGDLIKKQPVPPPQRPTLQSRTYSAPAGELPRPRHSKQPDGIIAAIDESNPLPYAQDASGHIPNETMVSIPSQHCLPQVNMAVVGAQGVGKSTLVKYALDLKQTPIARSSVKKMSLDGTIYLVRLLEVGIHNIAVDEHGRITWPRLLGEQALPPIDGVLALFDSADPRTLTQLSQLLSALQQTSSIPFLVVACKCDTPRRSSQHDPAVLEQANRLLAGTEALQTSIRVSESYKKCISIVLRAIIVRTSDVVSEKKRPLPKNRASSGNIPSRLRPYSSRQHTRAHSETPKGTCLHAADPYLNEGVRLDSATDSNLALNVHGSRYGRSNSQPVPPRTPPGNRVNRGSSLTVDPVPEETSPGNIAHQRLRTQWRHSAGSDAFNSFLDMEDETEDSSNQLTSPSSPNAKTKPEDPGSTFDELVDRLLSMPLTKQDAKFPSIFLCLYRKFASPSQLLYSIIGRFERMENSGVPRLKRHADQLTMLNVLAQWAAEYPGDFASPKPRKRLTDFIGFLEKNMIFAFAAKEISSCLEKFVEDDDVDWAFKDEKGEPENVETFLDTSVQSSPAASVSQNTDETIQNMAALDLNEENVDHASQYSNLSMTSTLNRSGSISSQSFKMLLGTESAHREAQRLEIVPRHTLGKTQWRIFMEIPDEDFARELTRIDWVMYSAFRPRELIRHVSTSSENKEKPSSHLENVNRMIKQFNHLAYFAASMVLLRDKAKHRAQALEKFMNISLKLRQLYNYNSLGAIIAGLNGTPIYRLAQTRALVSHSVTKQFMSLVILMGTQKSHFAYRLAWENSFGERIPFLPLHLRDLVSAEEGNRTFIGDRINWRKFEIMGDVILGVQQSQKTPFPTFHINEIVRRLVLEAKFESDEEELYTRSLQVEPSAVVGGGHERHKRFNWRRN